TGCCGTCGCCCCCCGTGCCGCAAGCATGGCGCGCTGCGCCTCGATCCAGGCGGGGCCGCGCTCCGGACGCGCCGCCGCCAGCGCCACCTCCTCGATCACCCGCGTCGGCCGCGGCGCCAGGAAGACCAGGCGGTCGGCGAGCTCGATCGCCTCGCGCAGATTGTGCGTCACCATCACCACCGTCATGCGGTGGCGGGCGACGGCGGCCATGACAGCCTGGCGCAGCTCGGCCGCGGCACGGTCGTCGAGCGAGACGAAGGGCTCGTCCAGCACCAGGAGGTCCGGGCCGTTGACGATCGCCCTGACCAGGGAGACGCGGCGGGCGAGGCCCAGCGACAGCTCGCCGGGATAGCGCCCCCGCCACTCCGCGAGGCCG
This portion of the Labrys wisconsinensis genome encodes:
- a CDS encoding ABC transporter ATP-binding protein codes for the protein MPRLEIDISAKTYRRPDGTAVEAVRGLRVVLAPGEFVCLIGPSGCGKTTTLRILLGLDRAYEGRVVPDPATLRIGMVFQEPRLLPWRSVEENIRLCMPRQHRARPLDELFAAFGLAEWRGRYPGELSLGLARRVSLVRAIVNGPDLLVLDEPFVSLDDRAAAELRQAVMAAVARHRMTVVMVTHNLREAIELADRLVFLAPRPTRVIEEVALAAARPERGPAWIEAQRAMLAARGATA